From Methanomassiliicoccales archaeon, a single genomic window includes:
- a CDS encoding alpha-1,2-fucosyltransferase, with protein sequence MIIARIRGRLGNQLFQYAMARSLAWERETELRLDLTHFLFEGYECRLPAFKTNLRLASLSDISCPVLTSHLVRAAGRMSADGAMERLDAKATRSVPRFSKRAYIRERTRFIGYDEQAANSILTSGGDIYLDGFWQSEKWFEKSRDRILDELRLAAEPPKEMMNWIEKMHMEGSVALHVRRGDYAQPGTGEIYGVCDERYYRAAEKAILERVKSPHFFVFSDDLAWAKDNLKLHSPFTLVETQELQDHHELLLMSSCQHNIISNSTFGWWGAYLNRDPSKVVIAPERWTTPGSGMEENGVLPANWVKIP encoded by the coding sequence ATGATAATCGCTCGTATCCGAGGAAGATTGGGCAATCAGCTCTTCCAGTACGCCATGGCGAGAAGCTTGGCCTGGGAACGGGAGACGGAGCTCAGGCTCGACCTCACCCACTTCCTGTTCGAGGGATATGAGTGCCGATTACCGGCCTTCAAGACCAATCTCAGATTGGCCTCGCTGAGCGATATCAGCTGCCCGGTCCTGACCAGCCATCTGGTCCGGGCCGCGGGAAGGATGTCTGCAGACGGAGCGATGGAACGCCTTGATGCGAAAGCCACCCGTTCCGTTCCACGGTTCTCCAAGAGGGCTTACATCAGAGAGAGAACGAGATTCATCGGCTACGATGAGCAGGCCGCCAATTCCATCCTCACCTCTGGGGGCGATATCTACCTGGACGGTTTTTGGCAGAGCGAGAAGTGGTTCGAGAAGAGCCGTGATCGCATTCTTGATGAGCTCAGACTTGCCGCCGAACCTCCGAAGGAGATGATGAACTGGATCGAGAAGATGCATATGGAGGGTTCGGTGGCGTTGCACGTCCGGCGGGGAGACTATGCTCAACCTGGCACCGGCGAGATATACGGGGTCTGCGACGAGCGCTACTATCGCGCAGCGGAGAAGGCTATCTTGGAGCGTGTCAAATCACCTCACTTCTTCGTCTTCTCCGATGATCTGGCCTGGGCGAAGGACAATCTGAAGCTGCACTCTCCGTTCACGCTAGTTGAGACGCAGGAGCTGCAAGATCATCATGAGCTGCTCCTAATGAGCTCATGCCAGCACAACATCATATCCAACAGCACCTTCGGCTGGTGGGGGGCGTACCTGAACCGAGATCCCTCCAAAGTGGTCATCGCCCCGGAGAGATGGACGACGCCAGGCAGTGGAATGGAAGAGAACGGCGTCTTGCCGGCAAACTGGGTGAAGATCCCTTGA
- a CDS encoding CopG family ribbon-helix-helix protein, whose product MPVVSISLDEESLRLLDRVQKANGLSGRSEAVRVCLRSAEAEVRDREGLKDDVEGVLVVVHGSHNEPGLDDLKHNYQDVVATQIHSHLKDQKCLEVFIVRGPSQVVQKMLLSFQRDDKIDYVKFVQS is encoded by the coding sequence ATGCCCGTCGTTTCCATATCCCTGGACGAGGAGAGCCTCAGACTGCTGGACCGGGTGCAGAAGGCGAACGGTCTCTCGGGAAGGAGCGAGGCGGTGCGCGTCTGCCTGCGTTCCGCGGAGGCAGAGGTCCGCGATCGGGAGGGCTTGAAGGACGATGTGGAAGGCGTTCTGGTCGTCGTGCACGGCAGCCACAACGAGCCCGGCCTGGATGATCTGAAACACAACTACCAGGACGTGGTCGCCACGCAGATCCATTCCCACCTCAAGGACCAGAAGTGCCTGGAGGTCTTCATCGTCCGCGGACCTTCACAGGTGGTGCAGAAGATGCTCCTCAGCTTCCAGAGGGATGACAAGATCGACTACGTCAAGTTCGTGCAATCCTAG
- a CDS encoding ABC transporter ATP-binding protein produces the protein MADENVIEVKDLVRVYKSSAGLLGKKKKETLAIDHISFSVGRGELFGLLGPNGAGKTTTIKVLTTLLLPTSGEAKVLGYDVSKQSLEVRKRIGLILGGERGLYYRITGRQNLRYFADLYGVPMSIRDKHIKEVLEQVGLEDRADERVEDYSRGMKQRLHIAKGLVHDPELIFMDEPTIGLDPQAARDTRNMIRDLKAKGKTILLTTHYMFEADELCDRVGVIAKGRIVALDTPRGLKSLIKDTSVIEVEAFGITEVELEAMRALPGVKAVSAVMSEGKQIMRLQVSDPGEMLAKVAGSLPGLNIIGVKVKEPTLEDAYLWLVEGHA, from the coding sequence GTGGCGGACGAAAACGTCATCGAGGTCAAGGATCTCGTCCGGGTGTACAAGAGCAGCGCTGGCCTCCTGGGCAAGAAGAAGAAAGAGACGCTGGCCATCGATCACATCTCGTTCTCGGTCGGACGGGGAGAGCTCTTCGGCCTTCTCGGTCCAAACGGGGCGGGAAAGACCACCACCATCAAAGTGCTCACCACCCTGCTGTTGCCAACCTCCGGCGAGGCCAAGGTGCTCGGCTACGACGTCTCCAAGCAATCCTTGGAAGTGCGCAAGCGCATCGGCCTCATTCTCGGAGGAGAACGTGGGCTCTACTACCGCATCACCGGCCGCCAGAACCTAAGGTACTTCGCGGACTTGTATGGGGTGCCGATGAGCATTCGGGACAAGCACATCAAGGAGGTCCTGGAACAGGTGGGGCTGGAGGACCGCGCCGATGAGAGGGTGGAAGATTATTCGCGAGGCATGAAGCAGCGCCTGCACATCGCCAAAGGCCTGGTCCATGACCCGGAGCTCATTTTCATGGACGAGCCGACCATAGGCTTGGACCCGCAGGCGGCTCGAGACACCCGCAACATGATACGGGACCTCAAGGCCAAAGGGAAGACGATACTGCTCACCACCCACTACATGTTCGAGGCGGACGAGCTCTGCGACCGGGTGGGAGTGATCGCCAAAGGCCGCATCGTCGCCCTCGACACCCCTCGGGGATTGAAGTCGCTCATCAAGGACACCTCGGTCATCGAGGTGGAGGCGTTCGGCATCACCGAGGTCGAGCTGGAGGCCATGCGGGCGCTCCCCGGAGTGAAAGCCGTGAGCGCGGTCATGAGCGAGGGGAAGCAGATCATGCGCCTGCAGGTCTCCGACCCCGGTGAGATGCTGGCCAAAGTGGCCGGTTCATTGCCGGGTCTGAACATCATCGGGGTCAAGGTCAAGGAGCCGACGCTCGAGGATGCCTATCTCTGGCTGGTGGAAGGTCATGCCTAG
- a CDS encoding ABC transporter permease, whose translation MPRLRATYASFKHQALIFFAEPQWLIPNIIAPFVLTLVALLMFKDADGPVVLYAVLGGGMMGMWGNTLYSSGFSIQSERWWGTLESVFAAPSNLVWIIAGRALWNSLIGVVNGLLVFVFAEFMFQAPVQLQDAGLFVLAFTLTLLSLACLGLVFSSAFVLTRSASVLTNGLEYPIYVGTGSMFPIALLPYWTGPLSLSLGPTWGIDAIRYSALGSTPYSFTQGYWGDLAFMAMLSLFYLAIAVVLFRQVDLVARRDANLGRF comes from the coding sequence ATGCCTAGGCTGCGAGCTACTTATGCGTCTTTCAAGCATCAGGCGCTCATCTTCTTCGCTGAACCCCAGTGGCTCATCCCCAACATCATCGCGCCTTTCGTGCTCACGTTGGTGGCGCTGCTCATGTTCAAGGATGCGGATGGGCCGGTGGTGCTCTATGCCGTCCTGGGAGGGGGGATGATGGGCATGTGGGGCAACACCCTCTACTCCTCAGGGTTTTCCATTCAGTCGGAACGGTGGTGGGGCACCCTGGAGAGCGTGTTCGCCGCGCCCTCCAACCTGGTATGGATCATCGCCGGGCGAGCGCTCTGGAACTCTCTCATCGGGGTGGTGAACGGACTGCTGGTGTTCGTTTTCGCAGAGTTCATGTTCCAGGCGCCGGTGCAGCTGCAAGATGCCGGTCTGTTCGTGCTCGCGTTCACCCTTACCCTGCTCTCCTTGGCCTGCCTGGGGCTGGTGTTCAGCTCCGCCTTCGTGCTCACCCGGAGCGCCAGCGTTCTGACGAACGGCCTGGAATATCCTATCTACGTGGGAACGGGAAGCATGTTCCCCATCGCTCTCTTGCCCTATTGGACCGGCCCGCTCAGCCTTTCCCTCGGCCCCACCTGGGGCATAGATGCCATCAGATACTCCGCCCTCGGCTCCACGCCCTACAGCTTCACCCAAGGATACTGGGGAGACCTGGCGTTCATGGCCATGCTCTCTCTGTTCTACCTAGCCATAGCCGTCGTGCTCTTCCGGCAGGTCGACCTTGTGGCCAGAAGGGACGCCAACCTGGGGAGGTTCTGA
- a CDS encoding ABC transporter permease, protein MVEYTSDPLRVFWSSAVLAKKALFSWLSPPLWIMQLFFMSLFQIAFFAYVATYVKNPEVGVSYVVVGNALQSIAAVSVFAVCNITGEEKNQGTLQGILVSPGNRFSIFVGRAMFQIVNGLATVVIAFFYAAFLFNVDFSHADLLALALVCLVTTFAMTGLGLLLSSVGLYLRTSMIIANIFLFIGLLLCGVNFPISYLPGWIQPMSYIIPMTYGTDAARMAISGSNTLDIGGLLLLELLVGFALIVIGYLMFLGFERLSRSRGTSDKF, encoded by the coding sequence ATGGTCGAATACACGAGCGATCCACTGCGGGTGTTCTGGAGCTCGGCCGTGCTGGCAAAGAAGGCGTTGTTCTCTTGGCTCAGTCCTCCTTTGTGGATCATGCAGCTCTTCTTCATGTCCCTCTTCCAAATAGCCTTCTTCGCCTACGTCGCCACCTACGTCAAGAATCCGGAGGTGGGGGTGAGCTATGTGGTAGTGGGCAACGCCCTGCAGAGCATCGCCGCCGTGAGCGTCTTCGCGGTCTGCAACATCACAGGCGAGGAGAAGAACCAGGGCACCCTGCAAGGCATCCTGGTCTCTCCGGGCAACCGCTTTTCCATCTTCGTAGGCCGGGCGATGTTCCAGATCGTGAACGGCCTGGCCACGGTGGTCATCGCCTTCTTCTATGCCGCGTTCCTATTCAACGTGGACTTCTCCCACGCGGACCTCCTCGCTCTGGCGTTGGTTTGTCTCGTCACCACATTCGCCATGACCGGCCTAGGGCTGCTTCTCAGCTCGGTTGGCCTCTACCTGCGGACGTCGATGATCATCGCCAACATCTTCCTCTTCATCGGACTGCTTCTCTGTGGAGTGAACTTTCCAATCTCGTACCTACCTGGCTGGATACAGCCGATGTCATACATCATACCGATGACCTACGGGACGGACGCCGCGCGCATGGCCATCTCCGGCTCGAACACCCTGGACATAGGAGGTCTGCTGCTGCTGGAGCTGCTCGTCGGCTTTGCGTTGATCGTCATCGGCTACCTCATGTTCCTGGGGTTCGAGAGGCTCTCTCGTTCCCGAGGCACATCGGACAAATTCTGA
- a CDS encoding inorganic diphosphatase: protein MSLWKKVPSGRSPPEIINVIVETPKGSKNKYEVSKEYDCILLDRVLHSSVVFPHAYGLIPRTYFDDDDPMDAMVMLSEPTFPGCVVEARPIGVLRINDEKGKDDKILAVATTDPRLSEYLELEDVPQHYLDEIVEFFKTYKKLEEGKHTDVQGWAGKQEALKEIDYALSLFRNKFGYK, encoded by the coding sequence ATGTCGCTGTGGAAGAAAGTTCCATCCGGGCGGAGCCCGCCGGAGATCATAAACGTCATAGTCGAGACCCCCAAGGGCAGCAAGAACAAGTACGAGGTCTCCAAGGAGTACGACTGCATATTGCTGGACAGGGTGCTGCATTCCAGCGTGGTCTTTCCCCACGCTTATGGCCTGATCCCTCGCACCTACTTTGACGATGACGATCCCATGGACGCCATGGTCATGCTCAGCGAGCCAACGTTCCCGGGCTGCGTGGTCGAAGCCAGACCGATAGGCGTTCTGCGCATCAACGACGAGAAGGGGAAGGACGATAAGATCCTGGCAGTCGCGACCACCGACCCCCGCCTGAGCGAGTATTTGGAGCTGGAGGATGTCCCCCAGCACTACCTGGATGAGATAGTGGAGTTCTTCAAGACCTACAAGAAGCTGGAAGAGGGCAAGCACACTGACGTTCAAGGCTGGGCGGGCAAGCAGGAGGCGCTCAAGGAGATCGACTACGCCCTCAGCCTGTTCCGGAACAAGTTCGGCTACAAGTGA
- a CDS encoding cation:proton antiporter codes for MVELILVQLFFLILLAQVAAYVCKKIKVPPVVGEILMGIIIANLFISGYSLFTILDLSNTNSIPVFNVFSELGVIFLLFTVGLVTPFHELRQVGRTASLVAVLGVIIPFFSGLALMFLFGRTTLEALFIGAAMVATSVGITARVLKDLGVMESIEGRVIIGAAVIDDVLGLIVLAMISGIAQGGTLNLADIAVVAALAVAFVLVVIYISALLPKVRTSSPVMNVLKKRKPRKAWSPLPLALLVCFGLSALASYLNLAAIVGAFLAGMLFAEFRDVWQSEEKFGPINELFVPFFFLFIGIQVKLGEFANTAIIVLMLAVILVAIITKFVGCGLGARKLGARSAAVVGVGMIPRGEVGIIVASIGLSSGVIGNDLFTVVVAMSLVTTLLAPWLVTYAFNRKNRPKKMKGVDLRQL; via the coding sequence TTGGTCGAGCTGATACTAGTACAGCTGTTCTTCCTGATCCTGCTAGCCCAGGTCGCCGCCTACGTCTGCAAGAAGATCAAAGTGCCGCCGGTGGTGGGCGAGATCCTCATGGGCATCATCATCGCCAATCTGTTCATCAGCGGCTACAGCCTCTTCACCATTCTGGACCTCAGCAATACAAACAGCATCCCGGTTTTCAACGTGTTCTCGGAGCTAGGAGTGATCTTCCTTCTCTTCACCGTGGGCTTGGTGACACCATTCCATGAGCTGAGACAGGTGGGGAGGACGGCCAGCCTGGTGGCCGTGCTGGGCGTCATCATCCCCTTCTTCAGCGGCTTGGCGCTCATGTTCCTGTTCGGCAGGACCACGCTCGAGGCGCTGTTCATAGGCGCGGCGATGGTTGCCACGAGCGTAGGCATCACCGCCCGGGTGCTCAAGGACCTGGGTGTTATGGAGTCCATAGAGGGACGGGTGATCATCGGGGCGGCGGTCATCGACGATGTGCTGGGGTTGATCGTCTTGGCTATGATCAGCGGCATCGCTCAAGGTGGCACGCTGAACCTGGCGGACATAGCGGTGGTGGCTGCGTTGGCCGTGGCCTTCGTGTTGGTCGTCATCTACATCTCCGCCCTTCTGCCCAAAGTGCGCACTTCTTCGCCGGTGATGAACGTGCTCAAAAAGCGCAAGCCGCGCAAGGCCTGGAGTCCCTTGCCTTTAGCGCTGTTGGTCTGCTTCGGCCTTTCCGCATTAGCATCCTACCTCAACCTGGCGGCCATCGTCGGGGCATTCCTGGCGGGCATGCTCTTCGCCGAGTTCCGGGACGTCTGGCAGTCCGAAGAGAAGTTCGGGCCGATCAATGAGTTGTTCGTGCCCTTCTTCTTCCTATTCATCGGCATCCAGGTCAAACTGGGAGAGTTCGCCAACACGGCCATCATCGTCCTCATGCTGGCTGTCATCCTGGTCGCCATCATCACCAAGTTCGTGGGTTGTGGTCTGGGAGCAAGGAAGCTCGGCGCCCGGTCAGCGGCGGTGGTTGGGGTGGGCATGATCCCCAGGGGCGAGGTGGGCATCATCGTGGCGTCCATCGGACTGAGCAGCGGGGTCATCGGGAACGACCTGTTCACCGTGGTGGTGGCCATGTCCTTGGTTACCACGCTGCTAGCGCCCTGGCTCGTCACCTACGCTTTCAATCGCAAGAACCGGCCGAAGAAGATGAAGGGCGTCGACCTGCGTCAGCTATGA
- a CDS encoding preprotein translocase subunit Sec61beta → MPKENKKNTGFQSAAGLIRYFDSEDEKAFKINPYLILVGAATLVVIVELCRVIWPT, encoded by the coding sequence ATGCCTAAGGAGAATAAGAAGAACACCGGTTTCCAGTCGGCGGCTGGTCTGATACGCTACTTCGACTCAGAGGACGAGAAGGCCTTCAAGATCAACCCCTATCTCATTCTTGTCGGAGCCGCGACATTAGTGGTCATCGTTGAGCTATGCAGGGTCATCTGGCCCACTTGA
- the lysS gene encoding lysine--tRNA ligase, with translation MHWADVVAKELMDRGQKQLISTGITPSGFIHVGSLREAITAQAVFKALKQQNADAKLIYLVDSFDPLRKRYPFLPESYESEVGKPIALIPCPCGQHKSYAEHFIMPFLQSIEELGIKPEIHWTHQHYEIGDFASATDTIIQKKEIVASILREVTGRDVPPDFFPYSPLCPKCGRLSNGKILGYEYPYVRYTCHCGEEGKADIRKAEGKLPWRLEWAAKWKILGVTCEPFGKDHAAAGGSYDTGVRFAKEVLINEPPYPIPYEFVQLKGKGQMHKSTGVAVTGVDALRMTPAPVLNYNFLRYNPDRHIDYDSGLGILDVVDEYDRVEKMYYEGGVDEKEKDLLRAYEIGQPDGPREHIPLQIPYRHLVSIVQIADSFDGVLALLKRTEHLAEVEQKDVELLRQRVECVRFWLANFAPDEVKCTICQEMPKVELTDADLNFLRCALTSLQSLDWSGDKIHDSVYESAKSCAIGAKGGFQVLYRIFIDRKQGPRLGYFLSTLDKEFVLERIRQAIDSAS, from the coding sequence ATGCATTGGGCGGACGTCGTCGCAAAGGAGCTGATGGACCGAGGTCAGAAGCAGCTGATCTCGACGGGCATAACTCCCTCGGGCTTCATACACGTGGGCAGCTTGCGCGAGGCCATCACCGCCCAGGCGGTCTTCAAGGCCCTGAAGCAACAGAACGCTGACGCCAAGCTCATCTACCTGGTCGACTCCTTCGACCCGCTGCGCAAACGCTATCCTTTCCTGCCGGAGAGCTACGAGTCCGAGGTCGGAAAACCGATAGCTCTCATTCCATGCCCGTGCGGCCAGCACAAGAGTTACGCCGAGCACTTCATCATGCCATTCCTACAGTCCATCGAGGAGCTGGGCATCAAGCCGGAGATCCATTGGACGCACCAGCACTATGAGATAGGCGATTTCGCTTCCGCCACGGACACGATAATCCAGAAGAAGGAGATCGTGGCGAGCATCCTGCGAGAGGTGACGGGGCGAGACGTGCCTCCGGACTTCTTCCCCTACTCGCCGCTCTGTCCGAAGTGTGGAAGGCTCTCGAACGGCAAGATCCTCGGCTACGAGTATCCGTATGTGAGGTACACCTGCCACTGCGGAGAAGAGGGCAAGGCCGACATCCGAAAGGCGGAAGGCAAGCTGCCATGGAGGCTGGAGTGGGCGGCCAAGTGGAAGATACTGGGCGTCACATGCGAACCGTTCGGCAAGGACCATGCCGCGGCCGGAGGCTCGTACGACACCGGAGTCAGATTCGCCAAGGAGGTGCTCATCAATGAACCTCCCTACCCTATCCCATACGAGTTCGTGCAGCTCAAGGGCAAGGGCCAGATGCACAAATCCACCGGCGTGGCTGTGACGGGAGTGGATGCATTGCGCATGACCCCCGCTCCAGTGCTGAACTATAACTTCCTGCGCTACAACCCCGACAGGCACATCGACTACGACTCCGGGCTGGGCATCCTGGACGTGGTGGATGAGTACGACCGGGTGGAGAAGATGTACTACGAGGGCGGGGTGGACGAGAAGGAGAAAGACCTCCTCCGGGCGTACGAGATTGGCCAGCCAGACGGTCCAAGAGAGCATATTCCATTGCAGATCCCTTACCGGCATCTGGTGTCCATAGTGCAGATCGCGGATTCCTTCGACGGAGTGCTCGCGCTGCTGAAGCGCACCGAGCATCTGGCGGAGGTGGAGCAGAAGGATGTGGAGCTCCTGAGGCAGAGGGTGGAATGCGTGCGCTTCTGGCTCGCCAATTTCGCCCCGGACGAGGTCAAGTGCACCATCTGCCAGGAGATGCCTAAGGTCGAGCTGACGGACGCCGACCTCAACTTCCTGCGCTGCGCCCTAACGTCGCTCCAGAGCCTCGATTGGAGCGGGGACAAGATCCACGACTCGGTCTATGAGAGCGCCAAGTCCTGCGCCATCGGAGCGAAGGGCGGCTTCCAGGTGCTGTATCGCATCTTCATCGACCGCAAGCAAGGGCCGCGCCTGGGCTATTTCCTTTCCACCTTGGACAAGGAGTTCGTGCTGGAGCGCATTCGCCAGGCCATCGATTCCGCGAGCTGA
- a CDS encoding ABC-2 transporter permease — translation MNLQRILTVSRKTLRSLRHDRRTVAFLVLVPLLMIALFGYTFGGDLKDVKVDIVNLDQGVLGHALGNDISLELRNTSVLKVVDYCGPGVQNASAVSSSLEKVKRAEIWACVVIDQNFTVEVLKGVFNMSHGLPVVPAKVRIDVDSTNPNIATAIVAEVQKAVQRVLTERYGFVPPIGIEMSKVYGQDARFIDFFAPGVMGLAAMMVTFMLSIISFVHERSAFTLERVQTSPITEGEFVAGYALAFGLVGLVQSSVILGAAMLLFNIEIVGSPLAVLFIIFLLAVGVQGLGFLLSTLARTEFQAIQFLPLILFPSILLAGVFWPLEAVPEVLRPVSGFIPLTYAVDASRSVMIRGWGPEQVWVQLLILAAFAVAMLLLSALSLKRRG, via the coding sequence ATGAACCTGCAGCGCATCTTGACCGTTTCCAGGAAGACGCTGCGCTCGCTGCGCCATGACCGCCGCACCGTCGCCTTCCTGGTACTCGTCCCCCTCCTGATGATCGCACTGTTCGGGTACACCTTCGGAGGCGACCTGAAGGATGTCAAGGTGGACATCGTGAACCTGGACCAGGGGGTACTCGGCCACGCGCTGGGAAACGACATCTCGCTCGAGCTTAGGAACACCAGCGTACTGAAGGTGGTCGATTACTGTGGCCCGGGAGTCCAGAACGCATCCGCGGTGTCATCGTCGTTGGAGAAGGTGAAGAGGGCCGAGATATGGGCCTGCGTCGTCATCGACCAAAACTTCACCGTCGAGGTGCTCAAGGGCGTCTTCAACATGAGCCATGGGCTGCCTGTGGTCCCGGCCAAAGTCCGAATCGATGTTGATTCGACCAATCCCAACATCGCCACCGCGATCGTGGCGGAGGTGCAGAAGGCGGTCCAGAGGGTCCTGACCGAGAGGTACGGCTTCGTGCCTCCGATAGGAATCGAGATGAGCAAGGTCTATGGCCAGGACGCCCGGTTCATCGATTTCTTCGCCCCCGGCGTTATGGGTCTGGCGGCGATGATGGTGACCTTCATGCTGTCCATCATCTCCTTCGTGCACGAGCGCTCCGCCTTCACATTGGAGCGCGTCCAGACCTCTCCGATCACGGAGGGTGAGTTCGTTGCCGGCTATGCCTTGGCCTTCGGCCTGGTGGGCCTTGTGCAATCGAGCGTGATATTGGGGGCGGCGATGCTGCTTTTCAACATCGAGATCGTCGGCTCGCCGTTGGCGGTCCTGTTCATCATCTTCCTTCTGGCCGTTGGGGTACAGGGATTAGGGTTCCTCCTCTCCACCCTGGCCCGGACCGAGTTCCAGGCGATCCAGTTCCTGCCTCTGATCCTCTTCCCCTCCATCCTCCTGGCCGGGGTCTTCTGGCCGCTGGAGGCGGTCCCGGAGGTGCTGCGACCGGTCTCGGGCTTCATCCCCCTGACCTATGCCGTGGACGCGAGCCGTTCGGTCATGATCCGCGGATGGGGGCCGGAACAGGTCTGGGTGCAATTGCTGATACTGGCCGCCTTCGCGGTGGCGATGCTGCTGCTCAGCGCCTTGAGCCTTAAAAGGAGAGGCTGA
- a CDS encoding ABC transporter ATP-binding protein: MDDGVIETKGLRKQFDELVAVESLDLRIPKGTLYGLIGPNGSGKTTAIKMLVGLLKPTAGHAKILGEPVPVKTNRSKVGYMPQEMAIYQDLTVHENLEFFAGLYSVIGEASRRREEEVLRVVDLEQSRDRLVSHLSGGMRHRVSLACALMHDPFVIFLDEPTVGVDPELRVGFWKYFAELKAQGKTIVLTTHYMDEAVRCDVVGMMRQGELIAEGTPHDLMEKTSVSNLEDAFLTIARRSRK, encoded by the coding sequence ATGGACGACGGAGTGATCGAGACCAAAGGCCTTAGGAAGCAGTTCGACGAACTGGTGGCGGTCGAGTCCCTGGACCTGAGGATCCCCAAGGGAACGCTCTACGGGCTGATCGGTCCGAACGGGTCGGGCAAGACCACGGCCATCAAGATGCTGGTCGGTCTCTTGAAACCGACGGCGGGCCATGCCAAGATATTGGGCGAACCAGTCCCGGTGAAAACGAACCGCAGTAAGGTCGGCTACATGCCGCAAGAGATGGCCATATATCAGGACCTCACCGTGCACGAGAACCTGGAGTTCTTCGCCGGCCTCTACTCTGTTATTGGCGAGGCATCGCGCCGCAGGGAGGAAGAGGTGCTGCGGGTGGTGGACCTGGAACAGAGCAGGGATCGTCTGGTGTCGCATCTCAGCGGGGGGATGCGGCACCGGGTGTCCCTGGCTTGCGCCCTGATGCACGATCCCTTCGTCATTTTCCTGGACGAGCCAACAGTGGGTGTCGACCCGGAACTGAGGGTCGGCTTCTGGAAGTATTTCGCAGAGCTCAAGGCGCAGGGGAAGACGATAGTGCTCACGACGCACTACATGGACGAGGCGGTGCGCTGCGATGTTGTTGGCATGATGCGCCAGGGCGAGCTGATCGCCGAAGGGACGCCCCACGACCTCATGGAAAAGACATCGGTGTCAAATCTTGAGGATGCCTTCCTCACGATCGCCAGGAGGTCGAGGAAATGA
- a CDS encoding DNA topoisomerase IV subunit A, whose amino-acid sequence MTEEGKIAVQKLYELAESIYEQIDGGKIPKMVIPLRTKSNIRFDPKHSVWKYGNAKGARTAKKTKGALMLLRTMCVMDLIEDMIKGSKSSTLREMYYISEGWGKGKFHSQDESNLLAEDLEIVTGLMREDFKLRPEENGASVIGNITIEEMDRKGKKKRINCLDDVGDSGYGIPYNVEKDKVQILEAGADFIIAIETGGMFDRLVENGFAEDYNSVLVHLKGQPARSTRRFIKRLHEEMHLPVVVFTDGDPWSFRIFASVAYGAIKTAHISEYLATPTAEFIGITASDIENYKLPTDKLTERDTKALEAELKDPRFADEFWRNEIDLMLKLNKKAEQQALAKYGLDYVTDKYLPEKLGELGIAK is encoded by the coding sequence ATGACTGAGGAAGGCAAGATCGCGGTCCAGAAGCTGTACGAGCTGGCGGAATCGATCTACGAGCAGATAGACGGCGGCAAGATACCCAAGATGGTCATCCCTCTGCGTACCAAGTCCAACATCCGCTTCGATCCGAAGCACAGCGTTTGGAAGTACGGCAACGCCAAAGGCGCCCGCACGGCCAAGAAGACCAAGGGCGCGCTCATGCTCCTGCGGACGATGTGCGTCATGGACCTGATCGAGGATATGATCAAAGGGAGCAAATCCTCCACTCTGAGGGAGATGTACTACATCTCCGAGGGCTGGGGCAAGGGCAAGTTCCATTCCCAGGACGAATCCAATCTTCTGGCCGAGGATTTGGAGATCGTCACCGGCCTGATGAGAGAGGATTTCAAGCTCCGGCCGGAGGAGAACGGCGCCAGCGTCATCGGAAACATCACCATCGAGGAGATGGACCGCAAAGGGAAGAAGAAGAGGATCAACTGCTTGGACGATGTCGGGGACTCCGGTTACGGCATCCCCTATAACGTGGAGAAGGACAAGGTGCAGATCCTCGAGGCCGGAGCGGATTTCATCATCGCCATCGAGACCGGCGGTATGTTCGACCGGTTGGTGGAGAACGGCTTCGCCGAGGATTATAATTCGGTGCTGGTGCACTTGAAAGGTCAGCCGGCTAGATCAACCAGAAGGTTCATCAAGCGCCTGCACGAGGAGATGCATTTGCCGGTCGTGGTATTCACCGATGGAGATCCCTGGTCCTTCCGCATCTTCGCCTCCGTGGCGTACGGAGCGATCAAGACCGCCCATATCTCAGAGTATCTGGCAACGCCGACGGCCGAGTTCATCGGCATCACCGCCTCGGACATAGAGAACTACAAGCTGCCGACGGACAAGCTGACGGAGCGGGACACCAAGGCGCTGGAAGCGGAGCTCAAGGACCCGCGCTTCGCGGACGAATTCTGGCGCAACGAGATCGACCTCATGCTCAAGCTGAACAAGAAGGCGGAGCAGCAGGCCCTGGCGAAGTACGGCCTGGACTACGTCACCGACAAGTATCTCCCGGAGAAGCTGGGCGAGCTTGGAATCGCCAAGTAG